A part of Apostichopus japonicus isolate 1M-3 chromosome 10, ASM3797524v1, whole genome shotgun sequence genomic DNA contains:
- the LOC139974921 gene encoding eukaryotic translation initiation factor 4E type 2-like produces MSTITEVSQSEPDEKEQIETPKINDKEEEEEDGGPKFEWPDVKVGPGEHALQFPYSLWFSRRSPGNKTSSANYEQNIKIVGSFASVEQFWTLYSHLARPCDLTSSSDYHLFKLGIKPMWEDSANKKGGKWIVRLRKGLASRLWENLILAMLGEQFMVGDEICGAVVSIRFAEDIISIWNRTSSEHFITNRIRDTLRRVLNLPPNTIMEYKTHTDSMKDNSSFRNTDVFLR; encoded by the exons ATGAGTActataacagaagt ATCGCAATCAGAACCAGATGAAAAAGAGCAAATTGAGACGCCAAAAATAAACGAcaaagaagaagaggaggaagacgGAGGTCCCAAATTTGAATGG CCTGACGTCAAAGTTGGACCTGGTGAGCATGCCCTTCAGTTTCCCTATTCCCTGTGGTTTTCCCGGAGGTCACCAGGCAACAAGACATCGTCAGCAAATTATgagcaaaatatcaaaattgtcGGGTCGTTTGCTTCT GTGGAGCAGTTTTGGACCCTATACAGTCATCTAGCCAGGCCGTGTGACCTTACAAGTAGCAGCGACTACCATCTATTCAAATTGGGCATTAAACCTATGTGGGAG GATTCTGCTAACAAAAAAGGAGGCAAATGGATCGTTAGGTTAAGAAAAGGTCTTGCATCAAGGCTTTGGGAAAATCTCATTCTTGCCATGCTCGGGGAACAGTTTATGGTCGGAGATGAGATCTGTGGTGCAGTGGTGTCCATACGCTTTGCT gAGGACATCATTTCTATCTGGAACAGAACATCTAGCGAGCACTTTATAACCAACAGAATACGAGACACTCTGAGAAGAGTTCTCAATCTACCACCAAATACGATAATGGAGtacaaaacacacacagataGTATGAA GGACAACTCAAGCTTCAGAAATACGGACGTCTTTTTGAGATAA
- the LOC139975242 gene encoding uncharacterized protein: protein MAEEDMEAEDKLVDEDHLARDGGINFSEDELEEIDIDVHPDEPDLKEPNCLLQPKLCLVFVQCYFITIACILGTGILGLPVTLAESGFSPFLVSFFFCFIMQILLVYFFVDLLQRAHAYHIDKYRSAASLDDAPLPMSEVRQDGHTGLPNGSVHSYIQEISKVVPKPNLHTLGVLFLPRGLGAAFNILVLLNLISILISYALAGSEAYAQILGINFIYIIPVFVWVQALAIVFAQKFIHPVVSILTFFKGSVLVATVIVTFGVGSTVANVVTNDFAYFGTPFLMGTVALGGVFLVMPMMYAKVQYCQIQMKYFFYSITAGVATCAILNILWCWAVLQIVPQLSSCVLPSQMGQTNDSYDQSVTTLPSKSLSPDAAVCSQDYSLQRAAENGEIATVPLTEILAEDHPEFKWVAILIQVFIIISVTVSYLTLGSALKHSFLGWLDDLMSWGRHLTDERPSVTSRLRLLPRNVFRPILTLLLFGAIFGVAMANPKGFVTMLDKIASLLINLLAGLFVFLMVRKSRSATYRNLQIPYPVTDYLFPLHILLPIFFLFAVGYDIIISIIDFFH, encoded by the exons ATGGCCGAAGAGGACATGGAGGCTGAGGATAAACTGGTCGACGAGGATCATTTAGCGAGAGATGGCGGTATAAATTTCTCGGAAGATGAGCTTGAGGAGATTGATATTGATGTACATCCAGATGAGCCAGATCTTAAGGAACCAAACTGCCTGTTGCAGCCAAAACTCTGTCTGGTGTTTGTACAGTGTT ATTTTATTACCATAGCTTGCATTCTTGGAACTGGCATTCTGG GTTTACCGGTGACCTTGGCAGAATCTGGGTTTTCTCCATTCTTggtttccttcttcttttgcTTTATCATGCAG ATTCTGCTTGTGTACTTCTTTGTAGATTTGCTTCAGAGAGCCCATGCATACCACATTGATAAGTATAGG TCGGCAGCTAGCCTGGATGATGCTCCGTTGCCGATGTCAGAGGTCAGACAGGACGGCCACACTG GTTTGCCAAATGGATCAGTTCATTCATACATCCAAGAGATTTCCAAAGTCGTACCCAAACCGAATCTCCACACTCTCGGAGTACTGTTCCTCCCCCGTGGTCTCGGGGCTGCTTTTAACATCCTTGTCCTCTTAAATTT AATTTCTATTTTAATAAGTTATGCTCTGGCTGGCAGCGAAGCTTACGCTCAAATCCTCGGAATAAA TTTCATCTACATCATTCCAGTCTTTGTCTGGGTCCAAGCTCTTGCCATCGTCTTTGCTCAGAAGTTTATCCATCCCGTGGTCTCCATATTGACATTCTTTAAGGGGAGCGTATTGGTGGCAACT GTTATTGTAACATTCGGTGTTGGTTCAACGGTAGCCAATGTCGTCACCAATGATTTTGCCTATTTCGGTACGCCATTCTTGATGGGTACGGTAGCCTTGGGGGGTGTCTTTCTGGTGATGCCCATGATGTATGCTAAAGTGCAATATTGTCAAATACAA ATGAAGTATTTCTTTTATTCTATCACTGCGGGAGTAGCCACCTGTGCAATATTAAATATCTTGTG GTGTTGGGCAGTTTTACAAATTGTCCCACAGTTGAGTTCTTGCGTACTGCCCTCACAGATGGGACAAACTAACGATAGTTACGACCAATCAGTTACAACATTACCAAGCAAGTCCTTATCGCCAGACGCTGCTGTTTGCTCTCAAGATTACTCCTTACAGAG AGCTGCTGAAAATGGAGAGATTGCTACAGTTCCTCTTACAGAG ATTCTTGCTGAGGACCATCCAGAGTTCAAATGGGTGGCCATCCTGATTCAAGTCTTTATCATCATTAGCGTAACCGTGTCTTACCTTACCCTCGGGTCGGCCCTCAAACATTCAT TTCTGGGCTGGTTGGATGACCTGATGAGCTGGGGACGTCATCTTACGGATGAAAGACCGTCTGTTACGAGCAGACTTAGGCTCTTACCTAGAAA TGTGTTTCGACCCATCTTGACCTTACTTCTCTTTGGTGCTATTTTTGGTGTTGCCATGGCAAACCCCAAG GGTTTTGTGACCATGTTGGATAAGATTGCTTCTCTGTTGATCAACCTTCTGGCCGGCCTCTTTGTGTTCTTAATGGTGCGGAAGAGCCGATCAGCGACATACAG AAACTTACAGATCCCATATCCCGTGACGGACTATCTATTTCCCCTCCATATTCTCCTCCCAATATTTTTCCTCTTCGCGGTCGGATACGACATCATCATCTCCATCATCGATTTCTTTCACTGA